The following are encoded together in the Labrus mixtus chromosome 2, fLabMix1.1, whole genome shotgun sequence genome:
- the msmo1 gene encoding methylsterol monooxygenase 1 yields MAMNGSADILSSAYLAVEYVDAALPENPLQPSLKHAWDYMLDNYTKFQIATWGSLIVHEFIYFLFCLPGFLFQFMPFMQKYKIQQDKPETWEKQWRCFKMLLFNHFCIQLPLICGTYYFTEFFNIPYDWDSMPRWPYVLAQCFGCAVVEDAWHYFLHRLLHHRRIYKYIHKVHHEFTSPFGMQAEYAHPAETLILGAGFFIGIMLFCNHVFFLWAWVSFRLLETIDVHSGYDIPLNPLHLIPFYAGTRFHDFHHMNFTGNYASTFTWWDKLLKTDGQFNKYMQKQGDKKEQ; encoded by the exons ATGGCAATGAACGGCTCAGCAGACATCTTGAGCTCTGCATACCTGGCTGTGGAGTATGTTGATGCAGCACTGCCAGAAAATCCCCTCCAGCCCTCCCTGAAACACGCCTGGGACTACATGCTGGACAACTACACCAAGTTTCAGATTGCCACCTGGGGGTCTCTCATTGTCCATGAGTTCATTTATTTCCTGTTCTGCTTGCCTGGTTTCCTTTTCCAGTTCATGCCCTTCATGCAAAAATATAAGATTCAACAG GACAAACCAGAGACATGGGAGAAACAGTGGAGATGTTTCAAGATGCTGCTGTTTAACCACTTTTGCATCCAGCTACCTTTGATCTGTGGGACATACTACTTCACTGAGTTCTTTAACATCCCTTACGACTGGGACTCCATGCCACGCTG GCCGTATGTCCTGGCTCAGTGTTTTGGCTGCGCTGTCGTTGAAGATGCCTGGCACTACTTCCTCCATCGTCTGCTGCATCACCGCAGAATCTACAAATACATCCACAAAGTCCACCATGAGTTCACT TCTCCGTTCGGCATGCAGGCAGAATATGCTCATCCTGCAGAGACTCTTATCCTGGGAGCGGGTTTCTTCATTGGCATCATGCTCTTCTGCAACCATGTGTTCTTCCTGTGGGCCTGGGTGTCCTTCCGCCTGCTGGAGACCATTGATGTCCACAG tgGCTATGACATCCCTCTAAACCCACTGCACCTGATCCCGTTCTACGCCGGAACCCGTTTCCACGACTTCCACCACATGAACTTTACAGGGAACTATGCCTCTACCTTCACCTGGTGGGACAAGCTGCTGAAGACAGACGGCCAGTTCAACAAGTACATGCAGAAACAGGGAGACAAGAAGGAGCAGTAA